The following nucleotide sequence is from Candidatus Binatia bacterium.
CGCGAAATCGCCGGCCAGGAACTTTGGATACGCCGCCGCCGCGATCATCGCCGCGTTGTCGGTCGAGAGCGGACGGGAAGGGAAGTACACCGGAGTGCCTTCTTCATTTGCCGCCCGCTCGAAGCGGGCGCGCAGATAGGT
It contains:
- a CDS encoding tRNA (adenosine(37)-N6)-threonylcarbamoyltransferase complex transferase subunit TsaD, with product TYLRARFERAANEEGTPVYFPSRPLSTDNAAMIAAAAYPKFLAGDFAEPELSAEPALQLR